A stretch of the Aphis gossypii isolate Hap1 chromosome 2, ASM2018417v2, whole genome shotgun sequence genome encodes the following:
- the LOC114128650 gene encoding pyruvate dehydrogenase phosphatase regulatory subunit, mitochondrial, with the protein MMVFIRAYSNRSCNALSVASTRCSLLKGYLDSRKNQKCQKYSTNTGILPKNCKVAICGGGVMGASVAYHLAQLGWGPQTIVIEQDKLGGGENSFSSDLVGVFKPTLSQVRLCQSSVKLYQELESQGFQTGWKQCGSLCIARTRDRMIVFQRMKSQSVSWGIKCEIIDPQKAKELCPLIRIDDIKGALWIPEDGVADSYKICLSLLEAAKQKGVVVLENCKLLEVVCDNGKVVAIDTSMGSVDCDYYVNCGGFWARTIGQRSNPSVKIPLHPVEHYYLRTNPIPNLDSQTPVVRDQDGSIYFRELNGCILAGGFELEAKPAFENAKCPDTSAGRQLLADWDHFHVLLEQLLHRVPSLANASLDNLVNIAETFTPDCKWIVGQAPEIANYYVAAGMKTVGISAAGGVGQGVAQTIVNGYSQYDLYELEMSRFLGLHNNRRFLRDRVREVPGRHYSIQYPNNEFKTGRNLRMSPIYPKLKEAGAVFEQVMGYERPTWFEPELSKDHLHTYTNTRQFTMAKTNTFGKPDWFDIVEAEYEACRENVSLLDYSSFTKLDIQSKGREVVDLLQYLCSNDVDVPVGSIIHTGMQNIRGGYENDCSLIRLSENHYMMIAPTIQQTRCKIWIQRHLPSDNSVSLTDVTSMFTAICLMGPFTRHLLSEMTETDLSPKSFPFFTYKELDVGLANGIRALNLTHTGELGYVLYIPNEFALHVYNSLIQAGKKYNLKHAGCYAMKALRVEKFYAFWGQDLDTSTTPLECGRSWRVKFDKGMNFIGRDALLRQQEEGIKRLYVQLLLNDHDPDTELWSWGGEPIFRDKKYVGATTSTSYGFTFKKQVCLGFVQNLDSHGNALPLTNEYVLSGEYEVEIAGTRYPAKVNINSPNLPTKYPDKERESYFATRDKMVSEPLLRNN; encoded by the exons ATGATGGTTTTCATCAGAGCCTATTCGAATCGTAGTTGTAATGCTCTTTCCGTGGCGAGTACGCGCTGTTCTCTGTTGAAAGGGTATTTAGATAGtcgtaaaaatcaaaaatgccAAAAGTATTCAACCAACACTGGTATTTTGCCAAAGAACTGCAAAGTCGCAATCTGCGGAGGTGGAGTCATGGGAGCTTCTGTCGCCTATCATTTAGCTCAACTAGGATGGGGTCCACAAACCATAGTCATCGAACAAGAcaa GTTAGGAGGCGGAGAGAATTCTTTTTCATCAGACCTGGTTGGTGTGTTCAAACCCACACTGAGTCAAGTCAGACTCTGTCAATCCAGTGTCAAGCTCTACCAAGAACTAGAATCTCAAGGTTTTCAAACAGGCTGGAAGCAGTGCGGTAGCCTTTGTATTGCCCGCACAAGAGATCGTATGATTGTTTTTCAAAGAATGAAATCCCAATCTGT GTCTTGGGGCAttaaatgtgaaataattGATCCTCAAAAAGCAAAAGAACTCTGTCCACTTATCAGAATTGATGACATTAAAGGTGCTTTATGGATACCTGAAGATGGTGTAGCAGAttcttacaaaatatgtcTCTCTCTATTAGAAGCTGCAAAACAAAaag gtgttGTAGTACTCgaaaactgtaaattattgGAAGTAGTCTGTGATAATGGAAAAGTCGTTGCCATTGATACATCGATGGGATCAGTTGATTgtgattattatgtaaattgtggAGGTTTTTGGGCACGTACAATTGGACAACGTAGTAATCCTTCTGTTAAAATACCTCTTCATCCAGTTGAACATTATTATCTCCGTACAAATCCTATACCAAATCTTGATTCTCAAACAccag TTGTCCGTGATCAAGATGGTTCTATATATTTCAGAGAATTAAATGGATGTATTCTAGCTGGTGGATTTGAACTCGAAGCTAAACCGGCATTCGAAAATGCAAAATGTCCag ATACTTCTGCTGGAAGACAGTTACTCGCAGACTGGGATCACTTCCATGTGTTACttgaacaattattacataGAGTGCCATCATTAGCAAATGCTTCACTCGACAACTTAGTGAATATTGCTGAAACATTTACTCCAGACTGTAAATGGATTGTCGGTCAAGCACCTGAA attgcaaattattatgttgctGCTGGTATGAAGACTGTTGGTATATCAGCTGCAGGTGGTGTAGGCCAAGGAGTTGCTCAAACCATTGTTAACGGATATTcacaatatgatttatatgaattaGAAATGAGCCGATTTTTAGGATTGCATAATAACAGAAGGTTCCTTAGAGACAGAGTAAGAGAAGTACctg GCAGACATTATAGCATCCAGTATCCAAACAATGAGTTTAAAACCGGGCGTAATTTAAGAATGTCTCCAATATATCCAAAGTTGAAAGAAGCCGGTGCTGTGTTTGAACAAGTCATGGGTTATGAAAGGCCCACTTGGTTTGAACCCGAATTATCAAAAG atcattTACATACTTACACCAATACAAGACAATTTACAATGGctaaaactaatacatttgGAAAACCAGATTGGTTTGACATTGTCGAAGCTGAATATGAAGCTTGTAGAGAAAACGTTAGTCTTTTAGATTATTCTTCTTTCACCAAATTGGATATAcaa TCTAAAGGTCGAGAAGTGGTTGACTTGTTACAATACCTTTGTTCGAATGACGTTGACGTACCAGTTGGCAGTATTATTCATACAGGCATGCAAAACATCCGCGGTGGTTATGAAAATGACTGTAGTCTCATTAGACTGTCAGAAAATCA TTACATGATGATTGCTCCGACAATCCAACAGACACGTTGCAAGATATGGATCCAACGCCATTTACCGAGTGATAATTCTGTATCCTTAACCGACGTCACTTCCATGTTCACTGCTATTTGTCTCATGGGTCCTTTTACACGGCATCTATTGTCTGAGATGACGGAAACGGATCTTAGTCCTAAATCATTTCCATTTTTCACGTACAAAGAACTAGACGTAGGCCTAGCTAATGGCATTAGAGCTTTAAATCTCACTCACACTGGTGAGTTAGGCTATGTTCTATACATACCAAATGAG tttgCTTTACATGTTTACAATTCATTAATTCAAGCtggaaaaaagtataatttgaaACATGCTGGATGTTATGCAATGAAAGCGTTGAGAGTAGAAAAATTCTATGCATTTTGGGGCCAAGATTTGGATACATCGACCACACCATTAGAATGCGGACGATCTTGGAGAGTGAAGTTTGAT AAAGGAATGAATTTCATTGGACGAGATGCTCTATTACGTCAACAAGAAGAGGGTATAAAGCGGTTATATGTGCAATTATTGTTGAATGACCATGATCCAGACACTGAATTGTGGTCTTGGGGTGGTGAACCAATATTTAGAGATAAGAAATATGTTGGTGCCACAACATCGACCAGTTATGGGTTCACgtttaaaaaacaa GTATGTTTGGGATTTGTTCAAAACTTGGATAGTCACGGCAATGCTTTACCATTAACAAACGAGTATGTATTGTCCGGAGAATATGAAGTAGAAATAGCAGGCACTCGGTACCCAGCAAAAGTAAACATCAACAGTCCAAATCTACCAACAAAATATCCAGACAAGGAACGTGAATCGTATTTTGCTACTAGGGACAAAATGGTATCTGAACCATTGTTGAGAAACAATTGA
- the LOC114128651 gene encoding acylphosphatase-2-like, with product MSSGLKTVDFEVFGRVQKVFFRKCTQEHCKKLGLRGWCQNTPEGTVIGTIQGPSDKVAEMTTWLRKVGSPASRIDKLELKNENSINDYTYSDFDVIRKK from the coding sequence ATGTCATCTGGACTTAAAACTGTCGACTTCGAGGTGTTTGGTCGAGTACAGAAAGTTTTCTTTCGCAAATGCACCCAAgaacattgtaaaaaattggGCTTACGAGGTTGGTGTCAAAATACGCCGGAAGGTACGGTAATTGGCACAATACAAGGACCGTCTGACAAAGTCGCCGAAATGACTACGTGGTTGCGAAAAGTTGGAAGTCCAGCCAGCCGCATCGATAAGTTAGAATTGAAGAACGAGAACAGCATTAATGATTACACATACTCGGATTTCGatgttataagaaaaaaataa